The proteins below come from a single Eucalyptus grandis isolate ANBG69807.140 chromosome 3, ASM1654582v1, whole genome shotgun sequence genomic window:
- the LOC104436902 gene encoding LOW QUALITY PROTEIN: 2-oxoglutarate-Fe(II) type oxidoreductase hxnY (The sequence of the model RefSeq protein was modified relative to this genomic sequence to represent the inferred CDS: inserted 2 bases in 2 codons; deleted 1 base in 1 codon; substituted 1 base at 1 genomic stop codon), whose amino-acid sequence MDDANAVDVAGVPTSTLNLIDLSSSDIRRSVSLLKQACLDSGFFYVINHGVSQHLMEEVFVQSRRFFGLPLSEKMKLLRNEKHRGNTPLXTVCVDQVLDPXNQINGDYKEGYYIGVEVPEDDPRAQKPHFGPNLWPSEDILPRWRQAMEKFHCQALNVAKVVTRIIALALDLEADFFDKPEILGEPIATLRLLHYEGLVFDPFKGIYGAGAHSDFGFITLLATDDVPGLQICKNKDAKPPTREYVQPMRGAFIVNLGDMXERWSNCIFGSTLHLVIGNVQERYSIAFFLEPNHDCLIECLPTCMSEENPPKFPPVQCQTYLFQRLDDTHADLNVYRREGA is encoded by the exons ATGGATGACGCGAACGCCGTCGACGTCGCCGGAGTTCCGACTTCCACTCTCAACCTCATCGACCTCTCGAGCTCCGATATCCGACGGTCGGTGTCCCTGCTCAAACAG GCGTGCTTGGATTCCGGCTTTTTCTACGTGATCAATCATGGAGTCAGCCAGCACTTGATGGAGGAGGTGTTCGTCCAGAGCAGGCGGTTCTTCGGTCTGCCTTTGAGCGAGAAGATGAAGCTGCTGAGGAACGAGAAGCACCGAGGCAACACTCCTCTGTAAACGGTTTGTGTCGATCAGGTCCTCGACC GAAATCAGATAAACG GAGATTATAAGGAGGGATATTACATAGGAGTGGAAGTACCAGAGGACGATCCTCGTGCGCAGAAGCCTCATTTTGGACCAAACCTCTGGCCTTCTGAGG ATATATTGCCAAGATGGAGGCAGGCGATGgaaaaatttcattgtcaagCATT AAATGTGGCAAAAGTAGTTACAAGGATCATTGCTCTA GCACTTGATCTGGAGGCTGATTTTTTTGACAAGCCAGAAATACTTGGTGAGCCTATTGCAACCTTGCGCTTGTTGCACTATGAAG gtCTAGTCTTTGATCCCTTTAAAGGAATATATGGAGCTGGGGCACATTCGGACTTTGGATTTATTACCTTGTTGGCAACAGATGATGTCCCAGGTCTCCAA attTGCAAGAACAAGGATGCTAAACCTCCGACACGGGAATATGTGCAACCTATGAGAGG AGCATTCATAGTGAATCTTGGTGATA CAGAACGATGGAGCAATTGTATTTTCGG GTCCACGCTCCATCTAGTTATAGGGAATGTTCAAGAACGGTATTCT ATTGCATTCTTCCTGGAGCCTAACCATGATTGTCTCATTGAGTGCTTGCCAACATGTATGTCTGAGGAAAATCCTCCGAA GTTTCCGCCCGTCCAGTGTCAGACCTACTTGTTCCAAAGATTAGACGATACTCATGCTGATTTAAATGTATACAGAAGGGAAGGAGCTTAG
- the LOC120291702 gene encoding receptor kinase-like protein Xa21, translating to MRDIESIDVSWNRLTSAIPSSTQEFESLASLNLLRNSFQGSMPQSIGHLKGFEFLDLSYNELSNTILESLEGLAYLQILNLSINKLSGEIPNCGPFGNFLALFSLGMKHFLKCDFSKCDTFRMIRHRNLVKVTSTRTNANLRALALQYVPCGSLEKWLYSNNYNLDLHQRVKIVVDAATAIEYLHHDQSEPIVHCDLKPSNILLNEGLVAQVFDFGIAKILVENKLETQTQTLDTIGYIAPSTFAEY from the exons ATGAGAGATATAGAGAGCATCGATGTTTCTTGGAACCGACTTACTAGTGCCATACCGAGTTCCACCCAAGAGTTTGAGAGCCTTGCTTCTCTCAACTTGTTGAGGAACTCGTTTCAAGGATCCATGCCACAATCGATTGGCCATCTCAAAGGGTTTGAGTTCCTCGATCTCTCCTACAATGAGTTATCAAACACAATACTTGAGTCCTTGGAAGGACTTGCATATCTACAAATTTTGAACTTGTCCATTAATAAGCTATCAGGAGAGATTCCTAATTGCGGGCCCTTTGGAAATTTCCTGGCTCTCTTTTCATTGGGAATGAAGCACTTTCTGAAATGCGATTTTTCAA AATGCGACACTTTTCGTATGATCCGGCACCGCAATCTCGTCAAGGTGACTAGCACCCGCACGAATGCAAATCTGAGAGCTTTGGCACTGCAATACGTGCCTTGTGGGAGCTTAGAGAAGTGGCTGTACTCTAACAATTACAACTTGGATCTCCATCAGCGAGTGAAGATAGTGGTTGACGCCGCAACGGCGATCGAGTATCTCCACCATGACCAATCGGAACCCATTGTGCACTGCGATTTGAAGCCTAGTAATATTCTTCTAAATGAGGGCCTAGTCGCACAAGTCTTTGACTTTGGAATTGCCAAGATTTTGGTTGAGAACAAGCTTGAAACACAAACCCAAACTCTCGACACGATTGGTTACATTGCTCCAAGTACATTTGCCGAATATTAG
- the LOC104439253 gene encoding uncharacterized protein LOC104439253 isoform X2 encodes MSSGLDLVKGIKLFSALLWTVLLIYLGSVTACFYILLQFLKLSPQESSQDPIYHVLLQHSSKDGVEQKKQHFPVIIARIAFIVLGGLMLATLLYTIFTDGSPFWKELLTPVIKLFSTSWEE; translated from the exons ATGTCTTCAGGCTTGGATTTGGTAAAAGGAATCAAACTTTTTAGCGCTTTACTTTGGACAGTGCTTCTTATCTACCTAGGCAG TGTCACAGCTTGCTTCTACATTCTTTTGCAATTTCTCAAGCTCTCACCTCAAGAGTCTTCACAAGATCCCATCTACCATGTTCTGTTGCAGCATTCTAGCAA gGATGGCGTAGAACAGAAGAAGCAGCATTTTCCTGTTATAATTGCTAGAATCGCTTTCATTGTTTTGGGTGGTTTGATGCTGGCGACTCTTCTCTACACTATCTTCACCGACGGTAGCCCTTTCTGGAAAGAACTTTTAACTCC GGTCATCAAACTCTTTTCAACATCTTGGGAGGAATGA
- the LOC104439253 gene encoding uncharacterized protein LOC104439253 isoform X3 — MSSGLDLVKGIKLFSALLWTVLLIYLGSVTACFYILLQFLKLSPQESSQDPIYHVLLQHSSKDGVEQKKQHFPVIIARIAFIVLGGLMLATLLYTIFTDGSPFWKELLTPE; from the exons ATGTCTTCAGGCTTGGATTTGGTAAAAGGAATCAAACTTTTTAGCGCTTTACTTTGGACAGTGCTTCTTATCTACCTAGGCAG TGTCACAGCTTGCTTCTACATTCTTTTGCAATTTCTCAAGCTCTCACCTCAAGAGTCTTCACAAGATCCCATCTACCATGTTCTGTTGCAGCATTCTAGCAA gGATGGCGTAGAACAGAAGAAGCAGCATTTTCCTGTTATAATTGCTAGAATCGCTTTCATTGTTTTGGGTGGTTTGATGCTGGCGACTCTTCTCTACACTATCTTCACCGACGGTAGCCCTTTCTGGAAAGAACTTTTAACTCC GGAATAA
- the LOC104439253 gene encoding uncharacterized protein LOC104439253 isoform X1 — protein sequence MSSGLDLVKGIKLFSALLWTVLLIYLGSVTACFYILLQFLKLSPQESSQDPIYHVLLQHSSKDGVEQKKQHFPVIIARIAFIVLGGLMLATLLYTIFTDGSPFWKELLTPGHQTLFNILGGMNPEAPVKA from the exons ATGTCTTCAGGCTTGGATTTGGTAAAAGGAATCAAACTTTTTAGCGCTTTACTTTGGACAGTGCTTCTTATCTACCTAGGCAG TGTCACAGCTTGCTTCTACATTCTTTTGCAATTTCTCAAGCTCTCACCTCAAGAGTCTTCACAAGATCCCATCTACCATGTTCTGTTGCAGCATTCTAGCAA gGATGGCGTAGAACAGAAGAAGCAGCATTTTCCTGTTATAATTGCTAGAATCGCTTTCATTGTTTTGGGTGGTTTGATGCTGGCGACTCTTCTCTACACTATCTTCACCGACGGTAGCCCTTTCTGGAAAGAACTTTTAACTCC GGGTCATCAAACTCTTTTCAACATCTTGGGAGGAATGAATCCGGAGGCCCCTGTGAAAGCATAG